The genomic interval ATCAGGAGGATATCTTGCGCCTCCGCCTGTAGCGAGCCCGCGTCGGGCCGGTCGGGGTCGGTGGCCAGCACGGCCGTCGCGTCTTCGAGGGCGAGTTCCGCGACCTCGCCGGCCGCGACGGCCTCGACGGTGTCGCTGTCGAGGGCCGTCGCCTCGGCGACGGCGTCGGCGCCGACCGACTCGACCGTCTCGGCGAGGACCGACCCGTAGGCCGCAAGCAGCGCGTCGGGCGACTGGTCGCCCGCGTCGGGAAACGCAGATCTGAGCATGGCTGTGGCTACGGGGCGGGGGCGTTATAGGAATTGGCTTCGGTGCTGATACTATCGGAACCGAAAGGCCGGGACCCCCGGCGTGTCGACCGACACCACCGCTACCCGTCGCCGGGCCATCCCGCCGAACTCTCGACGCTGTTGCCGTCCTTGT from Halomicroarcula saliterrae carries:
- a CDS encoding DUF5791 family protein gives rise to the protein MLRSAFPDAGDQSPDALLAAYGSVLAETVESVGADAVAEATALDSDTVEAVAAGEVAELALEDATAVLATDPDRPDAGSLQAEAQDILLMGMTTAVMDVESLASGIDSQLEPKEIQQKIEGRYPMTLREYALLHSYIESRQR